Proteins from one Lacrimispora sphenoides genomic window:
- a CDS encoding conjugal transfer protein TrbL family protein, which translates to MDFLLKALAKFIGNLTTALLEGVVLTFNSVFQTLVKSFVEQSAVKSIHNASVGLSIFLIMLFCMHSYFNTYISETDGDPDADPLDILVRGAKAVAYSCCSGWVFGTFMNFTSALAEMAIAELGESADWSISLRTVIQEINGNITGFGFIWLVIILVLVIGIIAFYVIATIRAIELMLMYIILPGFCSELCYTAHERFNGITTNICVTGLYYILQLICFYMLCQSIISMLTGVKPDSAITFEAFRSLGWLIATLRSPKWLEKFAYSTGIGDSSKRAVGTVGTSAMHGVFNKLIK; encoded by the coding sequence ATGGATTTTTTATTAAAGGCACTTGCTAAATTTATAGGGAATTTGACAACAGCATTACTTGAGGGGGTAGTGCTGACGTTTAATTCAGTGTTTCAAACACTTGTTAAATCTTTTGTCGAGCAGTCAGCTGTTAAAAGCATACATAATGCATCTGTTGGATTATCAATATTTTTAATCATGTTGTTTTGCATGCATAGCTATTTTAATACTTATATTTCTGAGACGGACGGCGATCCGGATGCAGACCCTTTGGATATTTTGGTAAGAGGAGCAAAAGCAGTAGCATATTCTTGTTGTTCTGGGTGGGTATTTGGGACTTTTATGAATTTTACTTCTGCCTTAGCAGAGATGGCAATTGCAGAGCTGGGGGAAAGTGCAGACTGGTCAATTTCATTAAGAACAGTGATACAAGAAATCAATGGAAATATAACAGGTTTCGGTTTTATTTGGTTAGTGATTATTCTGGTACTGGTTATTGGAATCATTGCGTTTTATGTGATAGCGACGATTAGGGCAATAGAACTTATGCTGATGTACATTATTCTTCCGGGATTTTGTTCTGAACTGTGTTATACGGCTCACGAACGGTTTAATGGAATTACAACCAATATCTGTGTTACCGGTCTGTATTATATTTTGCAGTTGATATGTTTTTATATGCTTTGTCAGTCAATTATATCTATGTTAACGGGTGTAAAACCTGACTCTGCTATTACATTTGAGGCATTCCGAAGTTTGGGGTGGTTAATTGCGACACTCAGGTCCCCAAAGTGGTTGGAGAAATTTGCGTATTCTACAGGAATTGGAGACAGCAGTAAACGTGCAGTTGGGACTGTTGGTACAAGTGCAATGCATGGGGTTTTCAATAAGTTGATTAAATAA
- a CDS encoding phage tail tip lysozyme, which translates to MHIKIALQIAKQLLTTEDGRKLLKWIVITVIAIVLLIGAAFLPISGFVTGDDNEDIDALLDDTFVITQTRYYKAIEQSREAYIEQTVQTMSKIAQDAREEYKYEIEVEEYDANTDSYSSSTETVYPTVEVITPSPPIVTAIAYFCFTEEVQLSDVKDKVSKQSVIDFYENKIANLPYVVTSHNQDYYTVSLTYKTDDELSEALLTDGTFKDEGDVDFFITSIERITELIRESGGMGYDGTPSGNISDSSVAKQIWDYFKSKGWSDYACAALIGNIEAECGMKVVQQEAGGTGIGMAQWSYGRRTKFLNWLDVKGYNLSNVEAQCEYLIIENVWYKGNVTLYNSGGLKHQSKASSLSEFGTYSYSQLSDAVDDFLWHWESPNYKYAQWDRRQGAAQDAYNLFATGGSSPVYNGTYAQIKASFFPNGKLPTSESQMGSYLTTISFVNSAGNTKKVRVHKAVSADLLGALTTISAGGYEIKQIDGYVWKNKTNSSSGSRSSHSYGLAIDKNYSYGNPQVIGGVVKVGTPYGSHELSMYEGGIAVTTMKSSGWKWGGNWTSSKDYMHFSVSGD; encoded by the coding sequence ATGCATATAAAAATTGCACTGCAGATAGCAAAACAGTTATTAACTACGGAAGATGGCCGCAAGCTTTTGAAATGGATTGTTATAACTGTAATAGCGATTGTTTTATTGATAGGAGCAGCATTTTTACCGATTTCAGGTTTTGTCACCGGGGATGATAATGAGGATATAGATGCATTGCTTGATGATACCTTTGTGATTACGCAGACTAGATATTATAAGGCGATTGAACAGTCCAGAGAGGCATACATAGAGCAGACAGTCCAGACGATGTCTAAAATTGCTCAAGATGCCAGGGAAGAGTACAAATATGAAATAGAGGTAGAAGAATATGATGCAAATACAGATTCATATTCAAGTTCAACAGAAACGGTATATCCAACTGTTGAGGTTATCACCCCATCCCCTCCGATAGTTACTGCAATTGCATATTTTTGTTTTACAGAAGAAGTACAGCTTTCTGATGTCAAGGATAAGGTATCTAAACAGTCGGTAATAGATTTCTATGAAAATAAAATTGCCAATCTTCCATATGTTGTGACCAGTCATAATCAAGATTATTATACTGTGTCTCTTACATATAAAACAGATGATGAGTTATCAGAAGCTTTGTTAACTGATGGCACATTTAAAGATGAAGGTGACGTTGATTTTTTTATAACATCTATTGAGCGTATTACAGAATTGATTCGTGAATCTGGTGGAATGGGGTATGATGGTACACCTTCTGGAAATATAAGCGATTCTTCTGTAGCAAAACAGATTTGGGATTATTTTAAAAGTAAAGGCTGGTCAGATTATGCCTGTGCCGCTCTGATCGGAAATATTGAAGCAGAATGCGGCATGAAAGTGGTTCAGCAAGAAGCTGGAGGAACTGGCATTGGAATGGCTCAATGGTCATATGGACGAAGAACAAAGTTCCTGAATTGGTTGGATGTAAAAGGCTATAATTTGTCAAATGTAGAAGCACAGTGCGAATACCTGATAATTGAGAATGTCTGGTATAAAGGCAATGTGACATTGTATAACAGCGGAGGATTGAAACATCAATCAAAAGCAAGTTCTCTCAGTGAATTTGGAACTTACTCATATTCTCAATTATCAGATGCAGTTGATGATTTTTTATGGCATTGGGAATCGCCTAACTATAAGTATGCACAGTGGGATCGGAGACAGGGAGCTGCACAGGACGCTTATAATCTATTTGCAACCGGTGGAAGTAGTCCTGTATATAACGGAACTTATGCACAAATTAAGGCTTCTTTTTTCCCAAACGGAAAATTACCAACATCAGAATCTCAAATGGGATCATATTTAACAACAATTTCATTTGTAAATAGTGCTGGAAATACTAAAAAGGTAAGAGTACATAAGGCGGTGTCAGCTGATTTATTAGGTGCATTGACCACTATATCAGCTGGTGGTTATGAGATAAAGCAAATAGATGGTTATGTCTGGAAAAATAAAACAAATTCTTCATCAGGCAGCCGATCTTCTCATTCGTACGGTCTGGCGATTGATAAAAATTATAGCTATGGAAATCCTCAGGTTATTGGTGGGGTGGTCAAAGTAGGAACGCCGTATGGCTCGCACGAATTGAGTATGTATGAGGGTGGAATTGCAGTAACAACGATGAAGAGTAGCGGATGGAAGTGGGGAGGAAATTGGACCAGCTCTAAAGATTATATGCATTTTTCAGTATCGGGAGATTAA
- a CDS encoding single-stranded DNA-binding protein, with the protein MQQTMLIGRVGNDVRFFDNGKVPFASVSVAENQYYRDKETGERKQYTTWIPVIGYGPKAEFMRDYLKKGNRIGISGVWRNLHYEKDGKKQYQLALRLQEVQFCDSKVISGQETYDENANDGFIHVGPTNQPFGEDFSMPSYIPGLDDEE; encoded by the coding sequence ATGCAGCAAACTATGCTCATTGGAAGAGTAGGAAATGATGTCAGGTTTTTTGATAATGGAAAAGTTCCATTTGCCAGTGTTTCTGTTGCTGAAAATCAGTATTACAGAGATAAAGAAACCGGAGAACGGAAGCAGTACACGACCTGGATACCGGTGATCGGATATGGTCCCAAGGCAGAGTTTATGCGGGACTATTTAAAAAAGGGGAATCGGATAGGTATTTCTGGAGTGTGGAGAAATCTGCACTATGAAAAAGACGGAAAAAAACAATATCAGTTAGCTTTACGTTTGCAAGAGGTTCAGTTCTGTGATTCAAAAGTAATCTCAGGGCAGGAGACATATGATGAAAATGCAAATGATGGTTTTATACATGTTGGACCAACAAATCAGCCATTTGGGGAAGATTTCAGTATGCCGTCTTATATTCCTGGTCTGGATGATGAGGAATAG
- a CDS encoding VirB4 family type IV secretion system protein yields MVKKTENQIVSYDLDINTTLLNIITPSAIDHDRSFLNISESVGRVMCISKFPSYTNYGWLAPIAKLESTITKIEYRHTSPERITKALNNKISELRENLDAAKKESERQSLEYSIENLMNLIDRITVKGEPVGFVNIMLYISAENTAELASRIRRIQSIISIQECGVRPLVHKQLLAFQAMAPYGLPNYEMVSNMGERAMPISTLLGGFPNASSGLYDEKGYFLGKTKDLLLVILNQWIRNKDRTNSNWVVTGVPGVGKSTVLKVIFAKENWTGTKIIIFDPEREYVDLANSDYINGDVIDCATGINGRINPLQVRAVCQVKAEDLDEGESLGDYFTFDIEDELLESQLALYIQQLRLFFSLYFGKEDYNAELKTILEQTLIDLYERFDITWDTDVTNIPNDKFPTMRELYDYAKERAEKEDNLYIKAIRDKLVLKLYSSAYGADQFIWNGYTTLDTKSDFIDLDVSKLLDLDDNVKRAQFCNLTSWSWQQMSADRTERVLFGVDEGYLFVDPDYPDMMKYLRNISKRARKYEGGLMFITHSIVDILDPAVKRYGQAIIDSACYKFIMGTDGKNLKETQELFNLSDKEVNILSAKSRGQGVFMCGNMRINMTVDVSDEMLAIFGSAGGR; encoded by the coding sequence ATGGTAAAAAAAACAGAAAATCAAATCGTTAGTTATGATTTAGACATAAATACTACCCTGCTTAATATTATAACTCCTTCTGCGATTGATCATGACAGAAGCTTTCTGAATATTTCAGAAAGCGTAGGTCGGGTAATGTGTATATCAAAATTCCCCTCCTATACAAATTATGGTTGGTTGGCTCCAATTGCCAAATTAGAAAGTACAATAACAAAAATCGAATACCGCCATACGTCACCAGAAAGAATAACAAAAGCTTTGAATAATAAAATCTCTGAATTGAGAGAAAATCTTGATGCTGCTAAAAAAGAGTCAGAACGGCAAAGTCTGGAGTATTCAATTGAAAACCTCATGAATTTAATTGATAGGATTACAGTTAAAGGTGAGCCGGTTGGATTTGTAAATATTATGCTATATATATCCGCAGAGAATACTGCTGAATTGGCAAGTAGAATAAGACGAATCCAGTCTATTATATCTATTCAGGAATGTGGAGTCCGTCCTCTGGTGCACAAACAACTATTAGCGTTTCAGGCGATGGCCCCTTATGGATTACCAAATTATGAAATGGTAAGTAACATGGGGGAACGTGCAATGCCTATTTCAACACTTTTGGGAGGGTTTCCAAATGCATCATCTGGCCTGTATGACGAAAAGGGTTACTTTTTAGGTAAAACAAAAGATTTGTTATTGGTGATTCTTAACCAATGGATACGTAATAAAGACCGAACTAATTCAAACTGGGTAGTTACAGGTGTCCCCGGCGTCGGAAAATCAACTGTACTAAAAGTTATATTTGCGAAAGAGAACTGGACTGGAACAAAAATTATTATTTTTGATCCGGAAAGAGAATATGTCGATTTGGCAAATAGTGATTATATCAATGGCGATGTGATTGATTGTGCTACTGGTATTAATGGGCGAATCAATCCATTACAAGTCAGAGCTGTCTGCCAGGTTAAAGCGGAAGATCTGGATGAAGGGGAATCATTAGGAGATTATTTTACATTTGACATAGAGGATGAGCTGCTAGAATCACAGTTAGCTTTATATATTCAGCAGCTACGATTGTTTTTTTCATTATATTTTGGAAAAGAAGATTATAATGCAGAGCTGAAGACAATTTTAGAGCAAACATTGATTGATTTGTATGAACGCTTTGATATTACGTGGGATACAGATGTGACAAATATCCCCAATGATAAGTTTCCTACAATGAGAGAGTTATATGATTATGCGAAAGAAAGAGCGGAGAAAGAAGACAATTTGTACATAAAAGCGATCAGAGATAAGTTGGTTTTAAAACTATACAGCTCTGCGTATGGTGCGGATCAGTTTATTTGGAATGGTTACACAACGTTAGATACTAAAAGTGATTTCATTGATTTGGATGTTTCTAAATTGCTTGATTTGGATGACAATGTCAAACGAGCGCAGTTTTGTAATTTGACTTCTTGGAGTTGGCAGCAAATGTCTGCTGACAGGACAGAACGGGTATTGTTTGGAGTCGATGAAGGGTATTTGTTCGTAGACCCAGATTATCCAGATATGATGAAATATCTTCGAAACATCTCAAAGAGAGCACGAAAGTATGAAGGCGGTCTTATGTTTATTACCCATTCAATTGTGGATATATTAGATCCTGCAGTTAAACGATATGGACAGGCTATCATAGATAGTGCATGTTATAAATTCATAATGGGAACCGACGGAAAAAATCTAAAAGAGACACAAGAGTTATTTAATTTATCGGATAAAGAGGTAAATATACTATCCGCAAAGTCCAGAGGTCAAGGTGTATTTATGTGCGGAAACATGAGAATTAACATGACTGTAGATGTTTCTGACGAGATGCTTGCTATTTTCGGTTCCGCCGGAGGACGATAA
- a CDS encoding type IV secretory system conjugative DNA transfer family protein, which yields MATLDKEKLNKEKQERRIKVTIIFVSHIFVTVFFAYLAHQFAIYFSQMANGRLPEFRFDLNYINAWKLLILKREFGMILWWGIFEVMFGAVMVTLLLKPRSEISNIREYTVTDNIKIPIPVGNGQHGNAWFASKKEEDEILKTIQFDGTDPFQELKERPGVVVSMERKGNTDVIRYLRTFAHSIIIALTGGGKTRRVLLQTICLQMMAGNCILISDVKGEIYYYTKGEAEKRGYKVIAIDLCNPTKSSRFNFLQPIIDAIQEGRRNQQKEISEIEEKIRAADKAGDLEQVVSLAQEIEDIKKDYSWTGKAQDYTWDIVAVFAGEQKGEPLWYNGETATMAACIMAICMEAPQEYWNLYNVYNFIAYMAQEHPVSHKTPLSAYLNTLPDTHPAKTIFMQSQVAAERTRASFYTSAMGTLKLFTNPGLAEMTASSDFDLYDVGKEKIIIYMIIPDEKKTYYPIASTLITQLYIAQVETARKNGGRLPIPTDYDLDEIGNFPPIPVLANLLAVGRSRGIVANLVIQDYQQLATKYKDEVETIKTQCGLKIFLKSDNPKTLEEISKTLGNYTVEVTSASTSASTSIKTMDANISNSSNITGRKLLMEEEISKFKSPDALIMVTSERPMVTKMPDLSKYHFNEMLGLGDEDYNNQLILRLEEARPERKLRQVPLWGIWNQYKEMLEEEAARQMKESNIGG from the coding sequence ATGGCTACACTTGACAAAGAAAAACTTAATAAAGAAAAACAGGAGCGAAGAATTAAAGTTACGATTATTTTCGTAAGTCATATTTTTGTGACAGTATTTTTCGCATATTTAGCCCATCAATTTGCGATATATTTCAGCCAGATGGCAAATGGTCGTTTGCCAGAGTTCAGATTCGATCTCAACTACATAAATGCCTGGAAGCTTCTGATTTTAAAACGGGAGTTTGGAATGATCCTCTGGTGGGGGATATTTGAAGTTATGTTCGGTGCTGTAATGGTTACTCTGTTACTTAAGCCACGTTCAGAGATAAGCAATATTAGAGAATATACAGTAACAGATAATATTAAGATTCCGATTCCTGTTGGTAATGGGCAGCATGGTAATGCGTGGTTTGCCAGCAAAAAGGAAGAAGATGAGATTCTAAAGACAATTCAATTTGATGGTACAGATCCATTTCAAGAATTGAAGGAGCGTCCAGGAGTTGTTGTTTCTATGGAGCGTAAAGGAAATACAGATGTAATTCGATATCTTAGAACTTTTGCACATTCTATTATTATTGCACTTACCGGAGGTGGAAAAACCAGGCGTGTCTTGCTACAGACAATTTGCCTGCAGATGATGGCCGGCAACTGTATATTGATTTCAGACGTAAAAGGAGAGATTTATTACTATACAAAAGGCGAAGCAGAAAAAAGAGGGTATAAGGTGATTGCAATTGATTTGTGCAATCCAACAAAATCCTCTCGCTTCAACTTTTTGCAACCGATCATTGATGCGATTCAAGAAGGACGGAGAAATCAACAGAAAGAGATATCAGAGATAGAAGAGAAAATTCGTGCTGCTGATAAAGCAGGTGATCTGGAACAGGTAGTTAGTCTTGCTCAGGAAATAGAAGATATCAAAAAGGATTATTCTTGGACAGGGAAGGCACAGGATTACACTTGGGACATTGTTGCCGTTTTTGCAGGGGAGCAGAAAGGTGAACCGCTATGGTACAACGGGGAGACTGCAACGATGGCTGCGTGTATCATGGCAATTTGTATGGAAGCTCCACAGGAATATTGGAATTTATATAACGTGTATAATTTTATCGCTTATATGGCTCAGGAACACCCAGTATCTCATAAGACTCCGTTGTCAGCGTATTTGAATACTTTACCAGATACCCATCCAGCGAAAACTATTTTCATGCAATCACAGGTGGCTGCGGAACGGACAAGAGCATCTTTTTATACATCTGCCATGGGAACATTAAAACTTTTTACGAATCCCGGTTTGGCAGAGATGACTGCATCTAGCGATTTCGATTTATATGATGTTGGAAAGGAAAAAATCATTATCTACATGATTATTCCTGATGAAAAGAAGACTTATTACCCAATAGCCTCCACTTTAATTACTCAATTATATATTGCTCAAGTCGAAACAGCTAGGAAGAACGGTGGTCGATTACCGATTCCTACAGATTATGATTTGGATGAAATTGGAAACTTTCCACCTATTCCAGTACTTGCTAATCTATTAGCTGTTGGAAGGTCAAGGGGGATTGTAGCCAATTTGGTAATTCAGGATTACCAGCAGCTTGCAACAAAATATAAAGATGAGGTAGAGACGATTAAAACTCAGTGTGGTTTGAAGATTTTCCTCAAGTCGGATAATCCCAAAACCTTAGAGGAGATTTCGAAAACCTTAGGGAATTATACCGTGGAGGTTACAAGTGCTTCCACGTCGGCAAGTACCAGTATAAAAACAATGGATGCTAATATATCGAATTCCAGTAATATAACAGGAAGAAAATTACTTATGGAAGAGGAAATATCCAAATTTAAGTCTCCGGATGCTCTTATTATGGTAACCTCGGAACGCCCAATGGTGACAAAGATGCCTGACTTATCGAAATACCATTTTAATGAAATGCTTGGTCTGGGTGATGAGGATTATAATAACCAATTGATATTACGGTTAGAAGAAGCACGGCCAGAAAGAAAGTTAAGGCAAGTTCCTCTCTGGGGAATATGGAATCAATATAAAGAAATGCTTGAAGAAGAAGCAGCACGTCAAATGAAGGAATCAAATATAGGAGGTTAA
- a CDS encoding tyrosine-type recombinase/integrase: MGSSFSTSNIKYLSTAEYNELIDVIKKVDTSSKFHSRNLTIFLIAEYCGLRASEIGLIEITDFNVKDQSIFCRRLKGSVSNVLKIVDERVFYELEKYYQERIRTPFTSNYLFPSKSGRPINRRTLDILMKFYCSFTTISQDKWHFHTLKHTRAMELIAIPHIDVRDVQWWLGHKYISNTMIYLNYSIEAQKGLYDKISNSKSII, translated from the coding sequence ATGGGATCATCATTTAGTACCTCAAACATAAAATATTTATCAACGGCAGAGTACAATGAATTAATTGATGTAATTAAAAAAGTTGATACGTCATCAAAATTTCACTCACGAAATCTAACTATTTTTTTGATTGCTGAATATTGCGGTCTACGTGCCAGCGAGATTGGTTTAATTGAAATTACAGATTTCAATGTGAAAGATCAGAGTATTTTCTGTCGAAGGTTAAAAGGAAGTGTGAGTAATGTTCTGAAGATTGTTGATGAACGGGTATTTTATGAATTAGAGAAATATTATCAAGAAAGAATTAGAACTCCCTTCACCAGTAATTATTTATTCCCATCCAAAAGCGGCCGGCCAATAAATCGCAGAACTTTAGATATTCTGATGAAATTTTATTGTAGTTTCACAACAATAAGTCAGGATAAATGGCATTTCCATACACTCAAGCACACCCGTGCCATGGAACTTATTGCCATTCCTCATATCGACGTGCGGGACGTTCAATGGTGGCTTGGACACAAATATATCAGTAACACAATGATATACCTCAATTATTCTATCGAGGCCCAAAAAGGGCTATACGATAAAATCTCAAACAGCAAAAGTATAATATAA
- the mobP3 gene encoding MobP3 family relaxase, whose product MHKPLISKIRCHSPNKKSTAIRNYNHLYYIATREGVDLQPLEKELNAFEKNMKSAAENEAYIKYINERPRSNGLFGNINTNDVNGICNYMKKISSKRCVFRGIISLGQEDAEDLNFTNKESWAKFLHENLPDIGETFGISNTNLAWVASFHNEQRHPHVHFMLWSEAKEQHIKPFISIPQQHKCRELLSKQMFKQEREQYVRLKTDFRDLLTKSTQKDIKLEVDSLKQEVLGIPEYRSLSRINKQLLSDSTQKILELVEAIPPEGSLKYRFMPPEVKEKINSLVSTILSKYELQDEYKKFLKYTEQMALTYSPTEKKQQVTLDKAKKDIDTRLGNIVLNSVKELRTNKDLYFSVIDSKSEFELIDPMDSIDEFDSSGQEFDLSASPEINYSEHSLSNGAVFIKWNREFKAASAELYADSPDFDKALSLFDVEHRKGNILATYEIGKIYERNLAGSDPELAAAYYQEALSGFHTIYNSNQKQSIYAAYRLGKMYQYGQGTDINIESAKSWYEKADNNVYAQYALAKILMSEARENDDFNNKSHIVNLLKSSSKKNNYAANELGRIYHEGLFDKKNPDLSQKYYKQAFDGFSEMLIKSEKNDDLLYRLGKMHQLGLGTDVDIEQATLLFEKAAALKNTNALYSLSKIYIHSNDEKLLKKAIKILEELYKLTPENHLVSYALGSAYSDPKTKNYDIHKAINFLEHAAELGNDFAMLKLGNIYSGPAEKHPELPANIPLAISYLEKSANLGNSLAMYSLGKIFSDKDSGHYDIRKAIEHLERAASLGNDFAMLKLGSMYSDSTDKYPELLANISLAISYLEESANMGNHQAMYSLGKLLSDPDTSYYDIHKAIDFLERSADLGNDFAMLKLGNIYLWGKGVPQDKEKGILWLDKSAAAGNEYAEKSKQAYETFEEEKATQQVFSLFGNLLRSLCYSNNKARNGSLYTDKGIKGNKKALRENARKNPYKHSQAYEPEV is encoded by the coding sequence ATGCATAAACCTTTAATTTCAAAGATTAGGTGTCACTCTCCTAATAAAAAGTCTACCGCAATAAGGAATTATAATCATTTGTACTATATTGCCACCCGTGAAGGTGTTGATCTGCAGCCGCTGGAAAAGGAATTGAATGCCTTTGAAAAAAATATGAAAAGTGCTGCTGAGAATGAAGCCTATATAAAATATATTAACGAACGTCCAAGAAGTAATGGGCTTTTCGGTAATATTAATACAAATGATGTAAATGGAATATGTAATTACATGAAAAAAATATCAAGTAAACGATGTGTATTCAGAGGAATTATCTCTCTGGGCCAGGAGGATGCCGAGGACCTCAACTTTACCAATAAAGAAAGCTGGGCTAAATTTTTACATGAAAACTTACCTGATATCGGGGAAACATTTGGTATCTCTAACACTAATTTAGCTTGGGTTGCATCTTTCCACAACGAACAGCGTCACCCACATGTACATTTTATGCTATGGAGTGAAGCTAAAGAGCAACATATCAAACCATTTATTTCCATACCTCAGCAACATAAATGTCGTGAACTCCTTTCAAAACAGATGTTTAAACAGGAACGAGAGCAATATGTGCGTTTGAAAACAGATTTTCGAGATCTTCTTACAAAATCAACCCAAAAAGATATCAAACTAGAAGTAGACTCACTTAAACAAGAGGTATTGGGGATTCCTGAGTACCGTTCGTTATCCAGAATTAATAAGCAACTACTTTCAGATTCCACACAAAAAATATTGGAATTAGTAGAAGCAATTCCCCCAGAAGGAAGCTTGAAATACAGGTTTATGCCGCCAGAAGTAAAAGAAAAAATAAATTCCCTTGTCAGCACTATACTCAGTAAGTACGAATTACAAGATGAATACAAAAAATTTCTGAAATATACTGAGCAAATGGCCTTAACTTATTCTCCTACCGAAAAAAAACAACAAGTAACGCTCGATAAGGCAAAGAAGGATATTGATACACGTTTAGGAAATATTGTATTAAATTCAGTCAAAGAACTACGCACAAATAAAGATTTGTATTTTTCAGTAATTGATTCAAAATCAGAATTTGAGTTAATTGATCCCATGGATAGCATTGATGAATTTGATTCATCTGGGCAAGAGTTTGATTTATCAGCCTCACCTGAAATTAATTATTCAGAGCATTCTTTATCCAATGGTGCTGTCTTTATTAAATGGAACAGAGAATTTAAAGCTGCCTCAGCTGAACTTTACGCAGATTCACCTGATTTTGACAAAGCATTATCGTTATTTGATGTAGAACATCGTAAAGGTAACATTCTGGCTACATATGAAATTGGAAAGATATATGAACGCAATTTAGCAGGCTCTGATCCAGAGCTGGCTGCTGCTTACTATCAGGAAGCCCTCTCCGGTTTCCACACTATCTATAATTCGAACCAGAAGCAGAGTATTTATGCCGCATACCGACTCGGAAAAATGTATCAATACGGCCAGGGTACAGATATAAATATTGAATCAGCTAAATCTTGGTACGAAAAAGCTGATAATAATGTTTACGCTCAATACGCTCTTGCAAAAATATTAATGTCTGAGGCTAGGGAAAATGATGATTTCAACAACAAATCTCATATAGTCAATTTATTAAAAAGCTCTTCGAAAAAAAATAACTACGCTGCAAATGAATTAGGACGCATTTATCATGAGGGATTGTTTGACAAAAAAAATCCTGATTTATCCCAGAAATATTATAAGCAAGCATTTGATGGTTTTTCTGAGATGCTAATCAAATCTGAAAAAAATGATGATTTATTATATCGTCTGGGTAAAATGCATCAATTAGGCCTGGGAACAGATGTTGACATTGAACAAGCAACCTTATTATTTGAAAAAGCTGCTGCTTTAAAAAATACAAATGCATTATACTCATTATCAAAAATTTATATACATTCCAATGATGAGAAATTGTTGAAGAAGGCAATAAAAATCCTAGAGGAATTATATAAGCTTACCCCAGAGAATCATTTGGTATCATATGCTTTAGGATCTGCTTATTCTGATCCTAAAACAAAAAACTATGATATCCATAAGGCCATTAACTTCTTAGAACACGCTGCTGAACTGGGAAATGACTTTGCTATGCTTAAGTTAGGAAATATTTACAGTGGACCCGCTGAAAAACATCCGGAACTGCCGGCTAATATCCCACTTGCTATTTCCTACCTTGAGAAATCAGCCAATTTAGGTAATAGCTTGGCAATGTATTCCCTGGGAAAGATTTTCTCAGATAAAGATTCAGGTCATTACGATATCCGTAAAGCTATCGAACACTTGGAGCGAGCAGCCAGCCTCGGTAATGATTTTGCTATGCTTAAACTAGGTAGCATGTATAGTGATTCTACAGATAAATATCCGGAACTGCTGGCTAATATCTCGCTTGCTATTTCCTACCTTGAGGAATCGGCCAATATGGGGAATCACCAGGCAATGTATTCTTTGGGAAAACTCTTATCAGATCCTGATACAAGTTACTATGATATCCATAAAGCTATCGACTTCCTGGAACGATCTGCTGACTTAGGTAACGATTTTGCAATGCTCAAATTGGGAAACATATATCTCTGGGGAAAAGGGGTTCCGCAAGACAAGGAAAAAGGGATACTCTGGCTTGATAAATCAGCTGCAGCTGGAAATGAATATGCCGAAAAGTCAAAACAGGCTTATGAGACTTTTGAAGAAGAAAAAGCTACGCAGCAAGTATTTTCATTATTCGGAAACCTGTTAAGATCTTTATGTTACTCAAATAACAAAGCCAGAAATGGCTCACTTTATACAGATAAAGGTATCAAAGGTAACAAAAAAGCACTTAGAGAGAATGCCCGGAAAAATCCTTACAAGCATTCCCAGGCTTATGAACCAGAAGTCTAA